TATCCAGACACACCATGACATGAGTCAGGAAAGGCGTGATCAGCTGGGTATTACGGATAATCTCGTACGTGTTAGCGCTGGATTGGAAGATCAGGATGATTTACTAGCTGATCTCAAGCAGGCGATTAAGGGGGCAAAAGTATGACGCTATATGTCGCAAATGGTTTAGCCAAAGCCAGGCAAACTGAAAACAGCTTTCGCCAGCTGGCTGATAAGGACAGAGATTACTCGGACAATGCGAGTAGTGTTTTAATTGTCTGCCTGATGTCGACTCGGGAACAAAGCGAGCTGCAGTATTTAGCTTTGCTGAAGTTGATTTCTGATCAGAGCGGTCAGGATTTTAATGTGCGTTTTGCAATGCCAGCCACACATCATATGAAACAAGAGTCAGAAACGATTCGCGGCTGCTATGAACCCTTGCCAAAAGCCGAAAAAAACCACTACGACTGGACGATTGTCACTGGTTCGCCAGTGGATCGGATCGCCTTTGAGGAGGTTGATTATTGGTCGGAGTTTGCTGATTTTGTCGATTGGCAAAGCGAGAATTCCAAGCGGACCTTCTTTGCCTGCTGGTCGGCTGCGGCTTATGCACATGTCAAAGGAGTCCATGTGGCACAATTAAAACGCAAGCGTTTTGGTATCTATCGTTTTGATCTAGATGAAACACATGTTGACCGGGCACCGCATTCTCGCTGGTTTGCCATTGATTTTCATGCGGCACAGAAAGCTGGCTGGCGGATTCTGTCAGGCGACCAGGGTTTTGGTGTTTCTCTGGCCGAACTTGAACAGGGCCGTGTCTTGCTGTCTTCTGGACATTTTGAATATGATCAGGATACGCTGCAAAAAGAGTATTTGCGTGATATCGGCAAGGGGATGAATCAGGCCAAACCCGAGAATTACCTACTTGATAATCAGCAGGTAAACGATTGGCGGCAGCCGGCATCAGAGCTGCTTTTAGACTGGCTTGGTTTAGCTGGAAATTCTGCTTCGAATGGCAAGAAAAATTTATTTAAAGAGGTGGCATGAACGATTTTAGCGATCCAACAAAAATAATTAAGTTAACAACACCGCATGATCCAGAGAATGGTGCACTGAATACGCCGATTTATATGACATCGACCTTCAGCCAGCCGGATTTGGATCATTTTCATGAGTTCGATTATGCGCGTTCTGGGAATCCGACGCGTCAGGCTGGTGAAAAGGCACTGGCTCAGTTGGAAGGGGCTGAATATGGTTACTTATTTTCGACTGGTATGGCTGCCATCTCCAGCGTTCTGCTGACTTTCAGTGCTGGCGATCATCTCGTGATTTCTGGACATGTCTATGGCGGTACTTATCGTGTTTTAAATGAAATTCTGACGCGCTTTAACATCAGTCACAGCTATGCGGATTTTTGCGATCCGGATGCAGTTGAAGCAGCTATCAAGCCGAATACGAAAGCACTTTATATCGAGACGCCTTCAAATCCGACTTTGGATGTGACAGATATTGCTGCAATTTCTAAAATTGCTAAGGCGCATCATCTGATCTCGATCGCTGACAATACTTTTATGTCGCCCTATTTGCAAAAGCCTCTATCCTTGGGTGCTGATATCGTCGTTCATTCGGCGACTAAATTTCTTTCCGGCCATTCGGATCTCTTAGCTGGTGCTGTTATGACCAATGACCCTGAATTGGCAAAACAGATTTATTTCGTCCAAAACGCTGTTGGCGCTACGCTGAGTTCCTTTGATACTTGGCTGCTGCTGCGCGGTTTAAAAACATTGGCTGTCCGTCTGGACCGTTCATCGGCTTCGGCTTTAAAACTGGCTTCTTGGCTGGAAAATCAGCCCCAAGTGGTGCGTGTCCTTTATCCTGGATTGCCCAGCCATCCGGGTTATGAGATCCAACAAAAGCAGGCTAAAAACGGTGGGGCCGTCTTTTCATTTGATATTGGCAGCGAGGCTGCTGTGAGAACCTTTGTCGCGGCTTTAAAAATTCCGATATTTTCTGTTTCTTTGGGTGCGACAGAGACGATTGTGTCATATCCGCCAAAGATGAGCCATGCTGAATTAAGCGCGGCAGACTTAAAAAAAGAGGGAATTACGCCCGGTTTACTGCGTGTTTCCGTTGGATTAGAAGATGTCGATGATTTAATTGCCGATTTCAAACAAGCGCTTCAGCAGATAAAATAATATACAAAAAAGCCATCTTGCATTTGCAAGATGGCTTTTATTTTGCTTATTTAACAACCAAGACATCGCAGCTGGCGTTGCGGATCACATAACTGGTATGCGAACCAACGACAAGCCTTTCAATTGAATTGAGGCCTGTATCGCCAACGACAATCAGATCGATACCGTGCGCTTCAGGATATTCTTTTGCCAGCAGCATTTTGACATTGCCCAACAGCGTTTCGGCTGTGATATCAATATGCTGTTTCTTAGCTTTCTCGACATATGGGCCTAGTTTCTGTTTCACTTGGCCAATACGGTCTTGATAGAAATCTTCGCTAACGCCGAAGGTCGAATCCATGCCGCGGTCGCGATTGACAATCCAGACAGCGCTGAGACTGGCAGATAAGGCTGAGGCCAGTGCACAAGCCGTTTCAAACGCTTTATCAGCTTTCTTTGAACCATCAAGGCCAACCAGAATATGCTTGTAAGTCATATTAATCAGCTCCTTTTTTAGCAGAGGCCGAGCCGTCAGAATTGGACGGATTCAATTTCGAATGGCGCTTAGCATAAGCGAAGTAGATTACCATGCCGATAGCAAACCATACGATGAAGCGAACCCAAGTTTCCCAGTTCAGTCCGGCGATTAAGACCAAGCAGAAGAGAATCGCAATGATCGGTGTCACAGGAACGCCGGGAGCACGGAAGCCGCGATGCAATTCTGGATGACTGTGCCTCATCCAAAGTATACCTGCAGAAACAAGCACGAAAGCTGTCAAAGTACCAATGTTAACCAGTTCGGACAGAATGTTCAAATTGATTAAGCCGCCTGCAATGGCAGTGACGATACCAAAGAACCAAGTCCCTTTGAAGGGTGTTTGATACTTTGGATTAACTGAACCAAAGAATCTCGGGAACAAGCCATCACGAGACATTGAATAAGTAATCCGTGACTGGCCGTAAAGCTGAACGAGAATAACTGTTGTCATACCAAGAATCGCACCAACACTGACGATAATGGACAACCAAGTCTGGCCAGTTGAATGAAGAACGGCAAGAATCGGTGCATCCAAGAAACGAGCGAAGACTGTGTACTTAACAACACCAGTCATAATCAAGGTCATGATAATGTAAAGCACAGTTGAGATTAAAAGCGAACCCAGGATGCCTCTTGGCAAGGTCTTGCTGGGGTTGATCGTTTCCTCGGCACTGGAAGAGACTGAATCAAAACCAATGAAGGAAAAGAAAACAATCGAGGCAGCTGGGATAATGCCAGCTGCACTGCCGCCATGGAACGAATACAAGCCGTAAGGTGAAAATGGTACCCAGTTATGCGGCTTGATGAACCAGATCGTGCAGACAATGAAGAGAATGATAACGGCTAATTTGACGATAACCATCGAGTCGTTGACTCTTTTTGTCTGTGTAATACCAATAGAAATAATCCAAGTAATCAGTAAAACAATTAAAAACGCCGGCAAATTGAAGAATGTTGTCACGCCAGGTGTTGTACCTGCAGCAGCTGTCAGAACCGTCGGAATATGAATTCCGAGATTTTGCAGCAGATTGACAAAGTAACCTGACCACCCGACTGAGACGGTCGCAGCCCCTAGGGCATACTCCAAAATTAAATCCCAGCCAATGATGAAAGCAATAATTTCACCAAAGGCAATGTAGGAATAAGTATAGGCAGATCCTGAGACAGGAGCCATCGAAGCAAATTCCGCGTAACACAAGCCGGCAAACCCACAACAGATTGCGGCGATCAAGAAGGATAGCGACAAGGCCGGCCCGGCGGTCAGCGCTCCTCTACCAGTTAGGACGAAAATTCCGGTACCAATAATGGCACCGATGCCTAGGAAGGTAAGATCCCAGGTTCTCAACGTCCTTTTCAACGGCGACGAGTATTTCAAAATCTCGTTGACGTCTTTTTTTCTAAACACATCCATGTAACTACCACCTTTCTAAAATTTAGTCACCATTCTATCCCTAAATTTTTTTAAAAATGAAAGAGATGTTAGGAAAGCTGACATTTTTTCAAATTAAATTTATCGTTTTCAATTTTTTCCGGCCGTGATATAGTATGTAGGAAAGCGGATATGTTCTGAAGCGGATTTTTAAGAGACAAGCCGGTGCTGCGAGGCTTGAAATCTCAATCTGGATGCTCCCGTTTATTTAAAAAATAGCAGATAGAGACACAACACTGTGTGAAGCCGGGTGGTACCGCGAATTTTCGCCCCGGCATTACGCGGTGTTTTTCTATTTACAGTGATGAGGAAAAATGAAAAAACTTGATTCTGCACAAATTCGTCGAATGTTTCTTGATTTCTTTCAATCAAAAGGGCATAAGATCGAACCCAGTCAATCCTTGATTCCAAAAGACGATCCCAGCCTTCTTTGGATCAATTCCGGTGTGGCGACTTTAAAAAAATATTTCGACGGTTCTGTGGTTCCGGAAAATCCGAGGATCACAAACTCACAAAAATCAATTCGGACTAACGATATTGAAAACGTCGGCCATACGGCGCGTCACCATACTTTCTTTGAAATGATGGGCAATTTTTCAGTTGGCGATTATTTCAAAAAAGAGGCGATTCCTTGGGCTTGGGAGTTGCTGACCAGCCCTGACTGGTTTGCCATCGAACCAGAGAAGCTCTACGTAACTTATTATCCGCGCGACACAGACACCAAAGCATTATGGGAAGCCCAGCCAGGTTTTCTGCCCAATCACACGGTGCCTGAAGAAAGCAACTTTTGGGATATCGGCGAAGGCCCTTCGGGACCAGATACAGAAATCTTCTTTGACCGCGGGCCAAAATTTCAGGACCTGCCCGACGACGATCCTGAAATGTATCCCGGCGGTGAAAACGAACGCTATCTAGAAATTTGGAATATCGTCTTTTCACAATTCAACCATCTGCCAGGCATGACCGATAATTCTCAGTACCCTGAATTACCACACAAAAACATTGATACCGGCATGGGCTTGGAGCGTGTTGTCTCAATTTTTGAAAACGCGCCGACTAATTTTGAGACGGATCTTTTTCTGCCGATTATTCATAAAGTCGAATTGCTTTCTGGCAAAAAATATGGCCAGGACAAGAATCTAGATGTCAGTTTTAAAGTGATTGCCGACCATGTTCGTGCTGTGACTTTTGCTATTTCTGATGGTGCACTGCCGGGTAATGGCGGCCGCGGTTATGTGATTCGCCGTTTGCTTCGCCGAGCTGTCATGCACGGACGCAAATTAGGGATTGAAAAACCGTTTTTGACACAGCTGGTGCCGATTGTCGGGCATATTATGTCTTCATATTATCCGGAAATTTTGGCCAATCAGAATCAGATTATTCCAGTGATTAAAGCCGAAGAAGACCGTTTTGACCAGACATTAACGGCTGGTTTGGCTTTATTGGACCAGGATATTCAGGAAAGCAAAGACAAACATGAAACTGAATTATCTGGCGACAAAGCCTTTAAATTATTCGATACTTACGGTTTTCCTTTGGAATTGACCGAAGAGCAGGCCGCTGATGCCGGATTAAAAGTTGACCGCAAGGGTTTTGAGACCGAGATGAAGGCTCAGCAGGATCGAGCTCGTAAAGCACAGGGCAAGTTGAGGACTTTTGGTGTCCAGGACGCAGCTTTAATGAACCTAAAAGTGCCTTCCGAGTATGTCGGCTGGTCGCAGACTTCAGTTGATGACACAGGAATCAATGCAATCATTGTTGATGACAAGCAAGTAGATCAAGCAAAAGCCGGACAACAAGCAGCATTAGTCTTTGCAAAGACGCCATTTTATGCTGAAATGGGCGGGCAGGTTGCTGATCACGGTACTGTCAAATCGCTTGACGGCCAATTATTGGCCGAAGTATTAGATGTCCAAAATGGCCCAAATAAGCAGCACATTCATACGGTCAAACTTTCAGGGGATGTCGAAGTCGGACAGCACGTGGCTTTGGCCGTCGATATGGCGCGTCATTTAGCCGTTTCAAAGAATCATACGGCGACACATTTATTGGATCAGGCTTTAAGAAATGTGATTGGCGGCAATATTCATCAAGCTGGCTCGCTGGTCGAGACAGACTACCTGCGTTTTGATTTCACCCATCAGGGTGCTGTTTCTCAAAAAACTTTGGATCAGATCGAAGACCAAGTAAATCAGGAGATTGCCTTAGCGTTGCCAATTACTTGGATTGAGACTGATATCGAATCAGCCAAGAAATTAGGTGCAGTCGCTGTTTTCGGTGAAAAATATGGTAAAAAAGTGCGTGTTGTTTCCATCGGGGATTACAACAAAGAGTTTGACGGCGGCACGCATGCTTCAAACACGAGTGAGCTGGGCCTCTTTAAGATTGTCAGCGAGTCAGGAACCGGTGCCGGCACTCGGCGTATCGAAGCCGTGACTGGGCAAGCTGCTTTCCGTCTGTTCAAACAGCATGAAGATGAATTGAAAAAGACAGCTGCACTCTTGGATACTCAGAAAATCACGGATGTTCCGGAAAAAGTTGCTGGATTGATTCAAGAACTAAAAGACAGCAAAAAGTCATTAGAAGCCTTATCGGCCAAAGCTGCCAATCAAGCAGCTGAAAAACTATTTGACTCAAGCCAGACGGTTAACGGCATCAGTTACATCACAGCCCAAATCGATGGCCAGACTGCTGATGGCTTGAGATTGATTGTTGATGACTGGCGAGCTAAAGAAGTTTCCGACTTGATTATTCTCGCCAGCAACAATGCGGGCAGCCCAATTCTTGTTGCTGCATCACGAATTCCAAAGCAGATTAAAGCTGGCGATCTTATCAAAAACCTTGCTGTGAAGATTCAAGGCGGTGGCGGCGGACGACCAGATTTGGCGCAGGCTGGCGGTAAAAATCCAGCCGGCATTAAAGATGCGTTATCCGCAGTTAAGCAATATCTACAAAACCTGTGATAGGGTAGAATATAGTAGATGGCAGAATTTGAAGACACAACAGTATTTGATTTCGGTTCACAGAAGCCGGAAAATGTCCGTTCGATGCTGAAGCTGGTTTACGAGGCGTTGGAGGAAAAAGGGTATAACCCAATCAATCAGATTGTCGGTTATTTGATTTCTGGCGACCCGGCCTACATCCCGCGTCTCAACGATGCCAGGAATCTGATTCGCCGTTTTGAACGCGATGAGATTGTTGAAGAATTGGTCAAAAACTACCTGGCTGAAGATGTTAAAAAGCCGACGGATGAAGACAAATGAGGATTTTAGGCCTGGATGTCGGCTCTCGGACAGTTGGTGTCGCACAATCCGATCCGCTTGGATGGACGGCCAGTTCTGTTGAGATTATTCGAATCAATGAAGATAAGGGTGAATTCGGTTTGGATCGATTGGCCCAGCTGATTGACGAAAAAAAGGCGACTGGTATCGTCATTGGTTTGCCCAAGAATATGAACAACAGCGAAGGGCCTCGCGTGGATGCTTCGCGCAGGTATGGCCGGATGGTCGCCAAACGTTTTGGTCTTCCGATTGACTATGAAGATGAGCGTCTGACCAGCGTCCAAGCCAATCGAATGCTGATTGAGGAAGCCGATTTGTCTCGCGAAAAGCGAAAAAAAGTGATTGACAGTCTGGCGGCTCAGTTGATTCTGCAAAATTATCTAGATAGAAAAGGAAAACTCGTAAATGGCTGACCAAGATAATGACAAATATGTAACTCTGACTGATGATCAGGGCAATGAATCTCTCTATGAGGTACTGTTTACTTTTCATTCTGACGAGTACAACAAAGACTACATCCTCTTTACGCCGGCTGGTGCCGATGAGATTGCGATTGAAAATCCCGATCAAGAAGTAGAGATTCAGGCCTTTAGTTTCGACCCGCAGGCTGGAGATTCCGAGACTGATTCTGATCTGTTCCCAATCGAGGACGAAGATGAATGGAACATGGTTGCTGAAGTTCTGAATACTTTCGTTGCAGATGATTCATTAAAGACTGAAGACGACGAATAAAAAAACAGCCTCAAAAGCATAAACGAACTTCCTGTCTGGGTCATCCCTGACAGTGAAGCTCGTTTTTTTGAGGCTGTTTAGAAAATATTAGAACAATTAGTCTTGGTCAAAACCATCCGCGTAAAGGACGTTAAAGCTGGAATAGAAATCAGCGGAAATGCCTTGTATGATCTTCGAGTGGGAAAAATGTTCGTAGGCTGCTGCATCGTCCAATTGAACCAGGAGAACATTTCTGTGCAGATATTTGTGTTCTTTGGCCCAGATAGCACTTCCGTGAGCGCCCAGACGTTTTAATTCATCTCGGTGGATTTCAAGTGTTTTCTTTGCGATTTCGGCCTGTTTGTCTTCTCCAATAAAATAGAAAAGTCCAATCAATTCTGGCCCCTTAATCCGCTTGGCATATTCTTGTTCAATATCCAGTTCGATCGGGTTGGCATTGGGAGCTAAAATTTCCCGAGAAATAATGCCAAACTGTGATTGACCCGGTTTGGAGATGAATTGGATATCTGAAACATTCGTCCGATCTGCTAATCCGAGCAGATAATCTTTACTTCCGAAGGTTAAATATAGTTTATCCATAACTAAATTTTAACGCTATAATAAGCAACTAAACGAATTGGTATAATAGAGATGATGAAATTAGAAAAAATTGATGCGAATACTCTGCATATCATGTTGACCAAGGCTGATCTAGATGATCGCCATGTCTCGATGATGGATTTGATGTCCGACCGTAATCAAGTCGAAAGTTTTTTCTATGCAATTTTAGACGAGGCGGATGCAGACCATTCCTTTAGCAATGATGACCAGGTGACCTTTCAGATTTTGCCGACGGGCAAGCACGGTGTTGAGTTGTTTATCTCGAAAATTGTTGACGATCCGAATATTTCAATCGACGAGAGCGGCAATACGGTATTTGCGTTAAAAGACGAGCAGGTAGATCCGGCAGTTTCCAAGCTGCTTTCGGGTTACGACCGTTCATCAGCGGGGCAGAGGAAGACGATCAAACAAAAGACTTCAAATTCATCAGTAATGAAGAAAACAGATAGCACAC
The Oenococcus kitaharae DSM 17330 DNA segment above includes these coding regions:
- a CDS encoding IreB family regulatory phosphoprotein, with translation MAEFEDTTVFDFGSQKPENVRSMLKLVYEALEEKGYNPINQIVGYLISGDPAYIPRLNDARNLIRRFERDEIVEELVKNYLAEDVKKPTDEDK
- a CDS encoding trans-sulfuration enzyme family protein, which translates into the protein MNDFSDPTKIIKLTTPHDPENGALNTPIYMTSTFSQPDLDHFHEFDYARSGNPTRQAGEKALAQLEGAEYGYLFSTGMAAISSVLLTFSAGDHLVISGHVYGGTYRVLNEILTRFNISHSYADFCDPDAVEAAIKPNTKALYIETPSNPTLDVTDIAAISKIAKAHHLISIADNTFMSPYLQKPLSLGADIVVHSATKFLSGHSDLLAGAVMTNDPELAKQIYFVQNAVGATLSSFDTWLLLRGLKTLAVRLDRSSASALKLASWLENQPQVVRVLYPGLPSHPGYEIQQKQAKNGGAVFSFDIGSEAAVRTFVAALKIPIFSVSLGATETIVSYPPKMSHAELSAADLKKEGITPGLLRVSVGLEDVDDLIADFKQALQQIK
- a CDS encoding adaptor protein MecA; its protein translation is MKLEKIDANTLHIMLTKADLDDRHVSMMDLMSDRNQVESFFYAILDEADADHSFSNDDQVTFQILPTGKHGVELFISKIVDDPNISIDESGNTVFALKDEQVDPAVSKLLSGYDRSSAGQRKTIKQKTSNSSVMKKTDSTPSTILDSWYLLADFDEFLSVARQIDARQVVSDLYEIQAPNVDSQTHRAFLLHLFSRTKKAPAIQLLMTDFGVRLDGGKIQAADLTKPIFTNLALELSKHIF
- a CDS encoding universal stress protein, with amino-acid sequence MTYKHILVGLDGSKKADKAFETACALASALSASLSAVWIVNRDRGMDSTFGVSEDFYQDRIGQVKQKLGPYVEKAKKQHIDITAETLLGNVKMLLAKEYPEAHGIDLIVVGDTGLNSIERLVVGSHTSYVIRNASCDVLVVK
- a CDS encoding DUF1292 domain-containing protein, giving the protein MADQDNDKYVTLTDDQGNESLYEVLFTFHSDEYNKDYILFTPAGADEIAIENPDQEVEIQAFSFDPQAGDSETDSDLFPIEDEDEWNMVAEVLNTFVADDSLKTEDDE
- the alaS gene encoding alanine--tRNA ligase — protein: MKKLDSAQIRRMFLDFFQSKGHKIEPSQSLIPKDDPSLLWINSGVATLKKYFDGSVVPENPRITNSQKSIRTNDIENVGHTARHHTFFEMMGNFSVGDYFKKEAIPWAWELLTSPDWFAIEPEKLYVTYYPRDTDTKALWEAQPGFLPNHTVPEESNFWDIGEGPSGPDTEIFFDRGPKFQDLPDDDPEMYPGGENERYLEIWNIVFSQFNHLPGMTDNSQYPELPHKNIDTGMGLERVVSIFENAPTNFETDLFLPIIHKVELLSGKKYGQDKNLDVSFKVIADHVRAVTFAISDGALPGNGGRGYVIRRLLRRAVMHGRKLGIEKPFLTQLVPIVGHIMSSYYPEILANQNQIIPVIKAEEDRFDQTLTAGLALLDQDIQESKDKHETELSGDKAFKLFDTYGFPLELTEEQAADAGLKVDRKGFETEMKAQQDRARKAQGKLRTFGVQDAALMNLKVPSEYVGWSQTSVDDTGINAIIVDDKQVDQAKAGQQAALVFAKTPFYAEMGGQVADHGTVKSLDGQLLAEVLDVQNGPNKQHIHTVKLSGDVEVGQHVALAVDMARHLAVSKNHTATHLLDQALRNVIGGNIHQAGSLVETDYLRFDFTHQGAVSQKTLDQIEDQVNQEIALALPITWIETDIESAKKLGAVAVFGEKYGKKVRVVSIGDYNKEFDGGTHASNTSELGLFKIVSESGTGAGTRRIEAVTGQAAFRLFKQHEDELKKTAALLDTQKITDVPEKVAGLIQELKDSKKSLEALSAKAANQAAEKLFDSSQTVNGISYITAQIDGQTADGLRLIVDDWRAKEVSDLIILASNNAGSPILVAASRIPKQIKAGDLIKNLAVKIQGGGGGRPDLAQAGGKNPAGIKDALSAVKQYLQNL
- a CDS encoding amino acid permease, with protein sequence MDVFRKKDVNEILKYSSPLKRTLRTWDLTFLGIGAIIGTGIFVLTGRGALTAGPALSLSFLIAAICCGFAGLCYAEFASMAPVSGSAYTYSYIAFGEIIAFIIGWDLILEYALGAATVSVGWSGYFVNLLQNLGIHIPTVLTAAAGTTPGVTTFFNLPAFLIVLLITWIISIGITQTKRVNDSMVIVKLAVIILFIVCTIWFIKPHNWVPFSPYGLYSFHGGSAAGIIPAASIVFFSFIGFDSVSSSAEETINPSKTLPRGILGSLLISTVLYIIMTLIMTGVVKYTVFARFLDAPILAVLHSTGQTWLSIIVSVGAILGMTTVILVQLYGQSRITYSMSRDGLFPRFFGSVNPKYQTPFKGTWFFGIVTAIAGGLINLNILSELVNIGTLTAFVLVSAGILWMRHSHPELHRGFRAPGVPVTPIIAILFCLVLIAGLNWETWVRFIVWFAIGMVIYFAYAKRHSKLNPSNSDGSASAKKGAD
- the ruvX gene encoding Holliday junction resolvase RuvX, producing MRILGLDVGSRTVGVAQSDPLGWTASSVEIIRINEDKGEFGLDRLAQLIDEKKATGIVIGLPKNMNNSEGPRVDASRRYGRMVAKRFGLPIDYEDERLTSVQANRMLIEEADLSREKRKKVIDSLAAQLILQNYLDRKGKLVNG
- a CDS encoding homoserine O-acetyltransferase/O-succinyltransferase family protein, which codes for MTLYVANGLAKARQTENSFRQLADKDRDYSDNASSVLIVCLMSTREQSELQYLALLKLISDQSGQDFNVRFAMPATHHMKQESETIRGCYEPLPKAEKNHYDWTIVTGSPVDRIAFEEVDYWSEFADFVDWQSENSKRTFFACWSAAAYAHVKGVHVAQLKRKRFGIYRFDLDETHVDRAPHSRWFAIDFHAAQKAGWRILSGDQGFGVSLAELEQGRVLLSSGHFEYDQDTLQKEYLRDIGKGMNQAKPENYLLDNQQVNDWRQPASELLLDWLGLAGNSASNGKKNLFKEVA